A section of the bacterium genome encodes:
- a CDS encoding 16S rRNA (uracil(1498)-N(3))-methyltransferase — MHQRSFYVHPDDVGHDEVVFRTKEAHHIASVIRAKKGDRVLAVDGVGTCYSVELLSISPKQVKGRVLQITRGFGEPVTEVTLAAGIVKGSRYEWLIEKATEMGVKKIIPFTSETSVVTGSSIKLARWKRVSFAAMKQCLRSAAPEITDVVPLTRVLKGGAGSVRIIASNSKKSIGIDQLKNKITKTKQKVSVVVGPEGGFSDEEIHEAIEQGFTPVTLGTRRLRSETASIVMLSLVFNVFGDML; from the coding sequence TTGCATCAAAGAAGTTTTTATGTTCACCCGGATGATGTAGGCCATGATGAGGTAGTCTTTCGTACAAAAGAGGCTCACCATATTGCTTCTGTAATAAGAGCCAAAAAGGGAGACAGAGTACTGGCTGTCGATGGAGTCGGAACATGTTATTCAGTGGAGTTGCTAAGCATATCTCCAAAACAGGTTAAGGGCAGAGTACTGCAAATTACGAGAGGTTTTGGTGAGCCTGTGACAGAAGTTACGCTTGCTGCAGGAATTGTCAAAGGCAGCAGATATGAGTGGCTGATTGAAAAAGCTACAGAGATGGGTGTAAAAAAAATCATACCATTTACATCTGAAACAAGTGTTGTAACAGGAAGCAGCATAAAACTTGCAAGGTGGAAGCGGGTTTCTTTTGCAGCAATGAAACAATGCCTGCGGTCAGCTGCTCCCGAAATAACAGATGTAGTTCCATTAACCAGAGTGTTAAAAGGCGGTGCAGGCTCAGTAAGAATTATTGCATCAAATTCTAAAAAAAGTATTGGGATAGATCAATTAAAGAACAAAATAACAAAGACAAAACAAAAAGTATCAGTTGTTGTGGGGCCGGAAGGGGGATTCTCAGATGAAGAAATTCATGAAGCAATTGAGCAGGGATTTACACCTGTAACCCTTGGTACGCGGCGTTTAAGGAGTGAAACAGCTTCCATTGTAATGCTGTCGCTTGTATTTAATGTTTTTGGTGATATGTTATAA